In Stieleria varia, one genomic interval encodes:
- a CDS encoding RNA polymerase sigma factor, giving the protein MIQSSEKAQLITLLYEARSGDADARHELLLRMRMYIGSLAKRDFPRRLSAKLDASDIIQQSMVEADLGLKDFDGRSNAELHAWLERLVKRNLIDAKRCFADAGKRTLTREVPLGSVNEASPGICHSLTASRVLRRREVDRELENAIARLPDRRRTVVELRHRHQLSYAEIATRMGMTEVAARKLWSRSLEQLRSLLNQSSDQQRPPE; this is encoded by the coding sequence ATGATCCAATCCAGCGAGAAGGCCCAATTGATCACCCTGCTGTATGAGGCGCGATCAGGTGATGCAGATGCGCGTCACGAACTTTTATTGCGGATGCGGATGTACATCGGGAGCCTCGCGAAACGGGATTTCCCACGTCGTTTGTCTGCGAAACTCGATGCGTCCGACATCATTCAACAATCGATGGTGGAAGCGGATCTCGGGCTGAAAGATTTCGACGGTCGTTCCAATGCCGAGCTTCACGCCTGGTTGGAGCGATTGGTCAAGAGAAACCTGATCGATGCCAAGCGATGCTTCGCGGATGCGGGCAAGCGAACACTGACACGCGAAGTGCCCCTGGGATCAGTCAATGAAGCGTCCCCTGGGATCTGCCATTCGTTGACGGCCAGCCGAGTCTTGCGACGTCGGGAAGTCGATCGTGAGCTGGAGAATGCGATCGCGCGACTGCCGGATCGGCGACGAACCGTGGTTGAGCTTCGACATCGGCATCAATTGAGTTATGCTGAGATCGCTACGCGGATGGGAATGACGGAGGTCGCAGCAAGGAAACTGTGGTCGCGTTCCCTGGAGCAGTTGCGTTCCCTCCTGAATCAATCAAGTGATCAGCAAAGACCCCCAGAGTGA
- a CDS encoding protein kinase domain-containing protein has product MISKDPQSDSSAAEQQTSQIDADDLIARLDRLRETHSDLPIDDNSVIGSAGGRNDLWIGDLTGKTLGQYQIQRVVGRGTFGVVYQAIDLVLDRAVAIKTPRLEFLVDDDKLRRFEMEARAAAMLDHPAIVPVLEASFTNTIPFIATRYMEGPNLAQWLIERNDEKPDQPLDDKDIAAWMAVLADGVQHAHSHGVTHRDVKPSNVLMTLNRTDDCDAYQLASYDPHLTDFGLARLASGTLHDTAASVIMGTPLYMAPEQVNSDDDAIGPATDIYALGCILYELLTGQPPHVADSYAAVLDRLQSVAPRPPREIRPEIDRDLETICLKCLEKRSGDRYASAKDLADDLSRFQQSHPIRAKRAGLWQRVCRWAGHPARVAEAMLATILFSVMRGVTAVLGLVLLNSLNEAPPTSEEVTEATLAHAFFTFPMECCFIWAAVRQRANRLPSVFSWIAFSASLAMCVFTMYSAIGLLPSVQWYERHPGARTVAYSFVSLSFACQALCWLVTQSGQVASNSLAKSRSVVRNSLLAVAIVLIVLGFFIDQDSFRLTRTSHDVPTQSMLFDGEDDYAEILDVGFRPGRPVTIEAWLLPMDTRKSIAVSYQPLSIGTTAAMDGLRIQIDIPLGNDGTYMLDSRTVVPINQWVHVAVTYDTQNVRLFINGRESGYDVSTYWYDETTDEDYTETALRLPRPFHLIDVWPGAKVALGANNPGQFPFHGRIADVRLSRSVFYEGTFTPLPRLAVAADTQLLLHLSDDESEIRDETDQYTLSVTRGDVQLP; this is encoded by the coding sequence GTGATCAGCAAAGACCCCCAGAGTGATTCGTCTGCTGCAGAGCAACAGACGTCCCAAATCGACGCCGATGACCTGATCGCCCGTTTGGATCGACTACGTGAGACGCACTCGGATCTGCCCATCGACGACAATTCCGTCATCGGGTCCGCGGGAGGACGCAACGATTTGTGGATCGGCGACCTGACGGGCAAGACACTCGGACAGTATCAAATTCAACGTGTGGTTGGCCGCGGTACCTTTGGCGTCGTCTATCAAGCAATCGATCTGGTGCTTGATCGCGCGGTCGCAATCAAGACGCCTCGATTGGAGTTTCTCGTCGACGACGACAAGCTACGTCGATTCGAAATGGAAGCGCGCGCCGCTGCGATGCTAGATCACCCCGCGATCGTCCCGGTGTTGGAAGCAAGTTTCACCAATACGATCCCATTTATCGCGACGCGGTACATGGAAGGCCCCAACCTCGCCCAATGGTTGATCGAGCGTAACGACGAAAAGCCCGATCAGCCGCTCGATGACAAGGACATCGCAGCGTGGATGGCGGTACTGGCCGACGGCGTTCAGCACGCCCACAGCCATGGCGTCACGCACCGAGACGTCAAACCCAGCAACGTCCTGATGACGTTGAATCGCACTGACGACTGCGACGCGTACCAGTTGGCGTCTTACGATCCCCATCTCACGGATTTTGGGCTGGCAAGGTTGGCTTCTGGAACGCTGCATGACACCGCCGCCAGCGTCATCATGGGAACTCCGCTGTACATGGCGCCAGAACAAGTCAACAGTGACGACGATGCGATCGGCCCTGCGACCGATATCTACGCGCTGGGTTGCATTCTGTACGAACTGCTGACGGGCCAGCCGCCGCACGTCGCTGACAGTTACGCAGCCGTCCTGGACCGCTTGCAAAGCGTTGCTCCGCGTCCACCGAGAGAGATTCGCCCAGAAATCGATCGTGATTTGGAAACGATTTGTTTGAAATGTTTGGAGAAACGATCCGGGGATCGTTATGCCTCGGCCAAGGATTTGGCGGATGACTTGAGTCGTTTTCAGCAAAGCCACCCGATTCGAGCGAAGCGGGCCGGCCTCTGGCAACGCGTTTGCCGATGGGCGGGTCATCCGGCACGGGTAGCAGAAGCCATGCTGGCGACCATTTTGTTTTCGGTGATGCGTGGCGTGACCGCAGTGCTGGGACTCGTGTTACTCAACTCGTTGAACGAGGCTCCACCCACGAGCGAGGAAGTCACCGAAGCCACCTTGGCTCACGCTTTCTTTACGTTCCCTATGGAATGCTGTTTCATTTGGGCCGCCGTCCGTCAGCGGGCGAACCGCTTGCCGTCGGTATTCTCCTGGATCGCGTTTTCAGCATCGCTGGCCATGTGTGTTTTCACAATGTACTCGGCGATCGGTCTGCTGCCATCGGTCCAGTGGTACGAGCGTCATCCCGGAGCTCGGACAGTCGCCTATTCATTCGTCAGCCTGTCCTTTGCCTGCCAGGCGCTCTGCTGGCTGGTCACGCAATCCGGACAGGTGGCGTCCAATTCACTAGCGAAGTCTCGCTCGGTCGTTCGAAATTCTTTGCTGGCCGTCGCTATCGTTTTGATTGTGCTTGGATTCTTCATCGACCAGGATTCCTTTCGGTTAACACGTACCTCCCACGATGTTCCCACTCAGTCCATGCTGTTTGACGGCGAGGACGACTACGCAGAAATTCTCGACGTCGGATTTCGACCCGGCAGACCGGTCACGATCGAAGCCTGGTTGCTACCGATGGATACTCGCAAATCGATTGCGGTCTCGTACCAACCGCTGTCGATCGGAACAACGGCGGCGATGGACGGCCTCCGTATCCAGATCGACATCCCATTGGGCAACGACGGCACGTACATGTTGGATAGTCGCACCGTGGTTCCGATCAACCAGTGGGTTCACGTGGCCGTGACGTACGACACTCAGAATGTCCGACTGTTCATCAATGGCAGGGAATCGGGCTACGACGTTTCGACTTATTGGTACGATGAGACCACAGACGAAGACTACACGGAGACGGCGCTTCGCTTGCCTCGTCCCTTCCATCTGATCGACGTATGGCCGGGCGCTAAGGTGGCCTTGGGTGCGAACAACCCTGGGCAGTTTCCCTTCCACGGTCGAATCGCCGACGTTCGCCTCTCACGCTCGGTCTTCTATGAAGGAACATTCACGCCGCTGCCACGATTGGCGGTGGCGGCCGATACGCAGCTCCTGCTGCACCTCTCAGACGACGAATCGGAAATCCGCGACGAAACCGATCAATACACTCTGAGTGTCACGCGAGGCGACGTTCAGCTCCCGTAG